The Oleiphilus messinensis DNA segment TGAAATGTATATCCATAGGTATTTAGACCCCCAGCCAACCCAATAGGATCACTTTGCAAATACCGCCCTACTCAGAAGTCGGTTAGAATTCTGATCCAAATAACAAATCAATCATTATTCCAAAGCCACCCAATGCAAGCAGCCACAACAATACAACCGGTGCTTGCATAAATCAGTAACACATCACCAATTAGACCTGCCCAGTAAGTGCCACCAATCACTAAAACGATGCCAAATAAAATTCTGTAGAGTGTTGCAGCCTTCAAAATTTAGTAACCACAAGCAAAGTTTGGATTACTTGACCTGCAACTGAATGCACACGCAGCTGTTGATAGTCCTACATAACCAGCTGAAGCTGCACCACACATTTTCCCAGCCCCTTGTGAGATTAGACCTGAATTCTCACCAACAAATAACGCTGCACCTCCCCAACTTAGCTCTGCAGTATTAGTGGCGCCCATACATGCAGTCAAGCATGAGTAATAAGAATCTTCACACCGCCAATCATGTTTCGAGCCAGTTCCATTATTCATTGCACACTCCGCAGTAGCACACTCTTTTCTGTTATCTGTATCGCCACTGTTGCACATCGCTCCATTTGGTAACCCCATTTCTGCTGGACACGGCTCAGGCTTCAACCCTCGGCCTTTGTGGATCACTATAGATAAGGGGGGGTTCCTAAAACATAAGTATTAATCCCCCCCGCCAACCCAATAGGATCACTTTGCAATTACAGTCCGCCTAGGCGAAATTCTAGCTATATCTGGCTACAATCCCAACGCATTCAATTACTTAAAAACCTCAAAACCCAACATTCTTTCACTCTAGCAGCTCACAATCCCCGACGCACTTTTTCCCTTAACTTTTATCATCGTCCGACTTGGTTTTTGCTCTTACGAACATGATTAAACAGACACTATTTGTCACTGTCGCGATATTCTCAATCCCAACCATTCTTATTAATTCGATTATTTGTTCCATTATTCCTGTCCCCTTTTTTTAGACGACCCTTATTCTGTAGTCTGCTCAGATAATGCAAACAAGTAACCTGACCATAGGTTTGGGCAGGTTAAATTTGGGCTTGCATCTGCTGACATTTTGATAAAGTCTGCCTAGCGGATCATTAGTTAAAGGGTCATCGGTCGGTGACCCTTTAACTCTTATAAGGAATAACGTGGGGGATTTAGGGCTTTTCTGAAGGGAAACAGGAGGCCAAAACCTCCTGATATTTAGTTAAGACTGGATAAGATGGAAGTAATGTTGAAAGATTTTGATGTAACGCTGCCAGCTATCTAACCGCTCCCAGGCTTCAATGACGGTATAACCTGCCGGTAAAAACTCCATGCGGTCGAGTACAAAGGCTGCCGCTATTTGTTCTCCGGTACTGGCTCCCCTGCTGCCACGGTTTTGTAGTTCGTTTGCCACATCGATGATCTTTTCAATTTCCCATTTCATTTTATTCACTCCTGTTAGTTTTATCGTTCGGGATCAAACCCGCTTCCGCTGTTGTATTGAGCCAGCAGCATCGCGCGCAGCCCCGTCAAGGGGGCTTTTCAGCGTAGCGGCCCTTGACGGGGCGAGCACGGTGCCACAATGCGCGAGCAACAGAGGGAGCCTTTAACGAAGCCGGGTACCCCTGCCCCCCAGCGGGGGCAAGGGGAGAAACAAAGGTTTTAAAGTGCGCTTGCGCCAGCCTTAGTTGTTCCCCTTGGGGCTAGGGGTAAACAAACCACCGCGGAGCTACGACATCCGAACGCCAATACGCGTGAATGGGCTGGCACCAAGGCCAGTTTAATACGGCACTATTGGCCCACTTTTTAGCCGCCTTTAAGCAGGGCAAGCGTATTGGTGGGCGGGGGAGGAGCGGGAGAGGTGGAAGCTGCGCGCTCTATTGGCTTACCTGCAGCGACATCGTGATCAAGAAGGAACAGGAAGGCTAGGGGCGCTCTGTGATTGAGCAATTGGCAAAGTATTTATCGAGCGAATTCCCTGGTGTGCAGGGCTTTTCCGCGCGGAATTTATGGCGGATGCGGGCATTTTACCAAGCTTATCCCAAAGCGCCTGAATTTCTGCCACAAGCTGTGGCAGAAACCGGGACAGAACCCAGTCTACCCGCCCAAATCACGCTATCACCCTGGGGACACCTGATCACCTTGATCGAGAAGGTCAAAGTCCCAGTCGTTCGACAATGGTACGCCCAAGCCGCTCTGGAATACCGTTGGTTTGGGGCCATACTGGTCCATCAGATCGAATCACGGCTATATGACCGGCATGGCAATGCAGTCACCAACTTTACACATACTTTATATCGACCTCCTGTTTTATCACCTCAAGCTACGCTGCTATGTCGTGATTGATCTCAAGATACAGGACTTCAAGCCAGAGTTTGCCGGCAAGATGAACTTTTATCTGTCCGCTGTGGATGATTTGTTACGGCACCCAACCGACAACCCAGCATATGCTTGGTTCTATGTAAATCCAACAACCGCATCGTGGCCGAGTATGCCCTGCGGGATGTGAACAAGCCGGTGGGCGTGGCCACCTATTTGACTGAGGCTTGCCGGACGCATTGCGTTCCAGTTTGCCAGATATTGAGTCATTGGAGGCCACGCTGGCGAAGACTGATAAACCGAAATAGACATAAGTGCCTGTCCCCACTGGTTTGTTTGCGTTCTTATTTTTTTCTCATTAAGAAAAGATTATACAAAACCAGAATCACAATAATCACAGGCCATGATACTAAGAACACAGTATAAGCCATGCTCCCTGGTGTCCACCCATCTACATAGTTTCTCTCGTAAACCAACATCAGCAACCAATCTACCGGATACACTATTATGCCTGGAGCAACTATAACTAATAAATACACAACAACCAGAGTAAAAAGAAGCCTTCTGGGGAACTTTCTTTTATTCATGGAATCGGTACCGTTGGACTGACATTCCGTAAATTATTCCGGTTCAAATAATACGCTGAATCTATTTGATTCTTCAGATTATTTGAGTAAGAAATACCGCCCCCAGAAAGATTACCTATGTCTGGTAAACCAGCTCCACCCGCGTTTAGAACTCCAGTTGCAGCGTCAACACAATTTCCCCATGATCCCCTGTATTTGTCATTGTTTAACTGATTCTTTGCTTGTCTATCGGCAGCAGCTTCATTGGGTAAATCTACATAAACAGCATAATCGGGAGGACGGCCATATAAATCAACATCTTGATCATAGGAGCGATACTTAGAGTCAAACGGGTTCGCTCCTTGCTTGTCGGGATGATGACTAACATAAGTTCCATCATTTGTAAGAACCGCTGCATGCCCGTAAGCAGAATCATAGTTATTCCCCGAAGCGTTAGTGTAGCGCCCAGGCTTCCAAACATACAATGTGGCTAAACCATGTGGGTCAATATTGGTCAATGGATTTTGGAGAACATATCCATAAGTATTCAGACCGCCTCGCAAGCCAACAGGATCACTTTGAAAATATCTTCCTAACGTGGGATCGTAATCCCGATAGTAATTGTAGTAATACCCAGTCTCCCGATCATGGTATTGACCGGGAAAGCGAATATCCTGTCCGATGGTATTGACCACTTCGGTGACTTCGCCGAAGGGGGTGTATTCACCTTTCCAAACCACATTTTGATTTTGATCTGTAAGGACCTGAGGGGTACCCAGGTGGTCGGTGTGGACGAAGTAGAGTTTTGATTCAGCATTCGCGGTGCCGGACAGCATGGCTAAGGAAACAGTCAGCAGGCAGGCGATGTTTTGTAAGATGTCTTTCAGATTTTTCATGACAATGTCCTTATTGTGCCAAGGCTAATATTTCTGCGGAATTCAGGCTGCTGCCGTCGGCAAACTCAATAAATTCAATACGGTAGACTGTATAAATAACGGCGTGCAATATCGTAATACGATCTCCACTAAGTTCCCCTTGCGCGTCCAGTAAATCTATCTGGATATGTGCGCCGACCTTACTAAACACCAATTGTTCAGGTGTGATCCCTTCACCGAATACGATTTTATCAGTTTGCCCCCGGTAATTATCGTTGTCACGAATGGTGTCAATGCCATCCCCCCGTTCAAAGTAGTAGGTATCAGCACTCGCAAATTCAATCAGGGTGCCATCACCCGGGCCACCGGTAATTTGCTGGCAAGGTGAACTTTTATTTGTCCGCTGTGGATGATTTGTTACGGCACCCAACCGACACCCCAGCATAGGCTTGATTCTATGTAAATCCAACAACCGCATCGTGGCCGAGTATGCCTTGCGGGATGTGAACAAGCCGGTGGGTTGGCCACCTATTTGACTGAGGCCTTGCCGGATATTGAGTTGTTGGAGGCCACGCTGGCGAAGACTGATAAACCGAAAGAGACATAAGTGCCTGTCCCCATTGTCTTGCGTCAAGAATTATGTTGATGCGTTTTACGCATTACGTTACATTCGCTATAAATACTTATGTCAAGGCGTACTCCGAACATAGGCATGCACATACCACTTATTGAGAAGCTGATACAACTCAGCGATATTCTGGGAGTTTCGCTGGATTATCTGGTAACCGGCAACAAACCAACGGCTAAGGAGGTTATTCGCTATGACGATTCCAGAGCAAAACGCGCAGTCCTTGTTGGAGAAGATTCAATCATTACCGCTTGATCGTATCGCAGAAGAGGAAGACTTCGTGGATTTTTTAAAGGAACGGGCCAAGTCGCACACAACCACCCATCAAGACGTATTGGATTTTCCAGTGGACGACCTCGGCCCCTGGCCGGAGGGATTGAGCTTACGCAGAGAAGATATGTATGGCGATGACGGACGTTAAACCGCTATTCATAGATACCAACATCGTCGCCACCATGCTGGCTTATGGTATTCCCTCTGTGCTGACGCACAACAGTGCGGATTTTAAACGCTTCGAGTCCATCATTAAAATTGAGGGAATTGGCCCATAACACAAAGCCCAGCCAAGTGCTGGGCTTTTCAAACAGCGGTGTAGCAATTACATAAGCAGGATAGTAACAGGCAGTATCGGGAGTCAGCCAAATTAAACCATTCGACTCGTTCACTATTTCCAAGAGATCGGGTCAAGCTTGCGCACGCTTGCATTGATCACAAATGCAGTCCAGTTCCAGCTGGGAGTTCAGGAGATGGTAACCTGCTTCTTCAACGTTAACCTGAAGTGTCTTCACGATCTCACTGGAAATGGCAATTTCCTTTACGCGCCGACATTGACGACAAATCAGGAATTGCGGTACTTGATGATCATGGCGACAGAGTATGTGGGAACAAGCGACAAACTTGTTCTCCGAAGAGAGTTTGTGCACTAACTGCTCGGAAATGAGAAAATCGAGAATACGATAAGCGGACATGGGCGGCATTGACTTCTCCGCATTCGCATTATAGCGATCTACAATTTCGTATGCGGAAAGCGGGCCCTGTGTATCAACCAGTATTGACAATATTTGCGCACGCTTCTCAGTCAGTCGACTACCACTCTTCGTGCATTTTTCAGCTGCACGTTTGATTACTTCTTGGGTGTGCTCCATCGTTTTGTTTCACTTTGTTCTCAGGATTCTGAGCGCTATTGTAGCAACCTTTACGCAATCACACAGTCCCTGATAAAAATTGACTTCGATTGCGCTGGTTTTGCAGCAATAGCGTTACACTCACGCTGATCAGCACGATAGCGACCACAACTACCGCACCAGCCGGCCAGTCGAAGATTGCAGACCCGCACAGCCCGGCAACATGGCCGGTAAAACTGACAACAATCGCCAAGGCGGTCCGGGATCCGCGCAGATGACATAACAACAGCGGGGCAACAATCAGGGTTGCAAACACGACGTAAATACCCGCCAAATCCACGGCCAGTGTCACCACCAAAGCAAATAGCGGCAAAAACAGTTTAGCGCGCAATTGCGGAACACCAATGCCACACCATAGCAGCACCAGAACTGCGGAGAGTACAAGGGGGATAAGATGTTGTTTGGAAGTCCACAGCAAATCACCGTTCATCGCCGTTGCTAACAGTTGTGCGCCGTGAGGATCCTGACTGACCACCAGCGTTGACAGGCTGGCAGCAAACACGTAGAGAATACCGATCATGGCTTCCCGGTATGCGGGCACCGCTCGTACAATTATTTTGATGCCGAAGGCACAAATCAGGGCGGAAAGCAGCCCAAGCACGGGCAGTGGCTGAATAAGCGACAGCCAGTGGGCAGACCATTGGCTTTGCACAATTACACCTAACGCTGCCCACTGTGCGATAGCGATGTCAGCAAACACCACACCGCGCGTTAATACCTGTCGTCCGAGTGGTACCAATGCAATACACAACAACAAACTGGCGGTGCAAGGCAGCCAGAGCCAGAGCATTGTCGTAATCATCTGCTGTCTTGCTCTCTCGCCTTGAACAGCTGTTCAACAATAACCGTGATCAGCTCATCCAACTGGTCTGTATCCGCTTGTGTTGTGACTGTACCGGGTACCACCGTCACCGCAATGCCAGCCCGAGACGACAACCATTGCGCAGGCTGCGGATCCTGATGTTGCGCAATAAGAATGGTTGCGGTGGTGCTCAGATTCGGACTCTCCAGAAGCTGATTCAAATGGCGAACACTGGGCGGCAATCCGGGCTTCGGCTCCAGGTCGATTGCGACCTTCACTCCCAAATAGTGCAACAAATAATGGAATGCAGAGTGCTGCACAACAACCGACATTCCGGCCAGCTTGCTACGGGCCTGTTTCCATCGGATTTGCGCCTTGTTCCAACGAACTTTCCATTGCAGATGACGCAGGGCAATACGATTCGCCTCTTCGGGCTGCAACGAAACCAGACGATCAACAAGCCCTTGCATAATGGCCGGAATTGAATCGGGATCCAGCTGGATATGGGGATTCCCCTCCGGGTGAACGTCTCCCATACTGCGATCAACATGGTCATGGGGTTGATGCAATTCCGCCAATTTCGCGGCATAGAAAACCCCGGTTTCCGGATGATTTAACTGCGGATTTGCCGCACTGGCCAGAAGCGCAGGTAACCATCCGACCTCCAGAGATGCACCGGTGCAAATCACAAAATCCGCCCGGTTCATCGCGGCGATCAAACTGGGTCGCGCC contains these protein-coding regions:
- a CDS encoding DUF1016 N-terminal domain-containing protein, whose protein sequence is MIEQLAKYLSSEFPGVQGFSARNLWRMRAFYQAYPKAPEFLPQAVAETGTEPSLPAQITLSPWGHLITLIEKVKVPVVRQWYAQAALEYRWFGAILVHQIESRLYDRHGNAVTNFTHTLYRPPVLSPQATLLCRD
- a CDS encoding RHS repeat-associated core domain-containing protein, with amino-acid sequence MKNLKDILQNIACLLTVSLAMLSGTANAESKLYFVHTDHLGTPQVLTDQNQNVVWKGEYTPFGEVTEVVNTIGQDIRFPGQYHDRETGYYYNYYRDYDPTLGRYFQSDPVGLRGGLNTYGYVLQNPLTNIDPHGLATLYVWKPGRYTNASGNNYDSAYGHAAVLTNDGTYVSHHPDKQGANPFDSKYRSYDQDVDLYGRPPDYAVYVDLPNEAAADRQAKNQLNNDKYRGSWGNCVDAATGVLNAGGAGLPDIGNLSGGGISYSNNLKNQIDSAYYLNRNNLRNVSPTVPIP
- a CDS encoding calcium-binding protein, translated to MGAVTNHPQRTNKSSPCQQITGGPGDGTLIEFASADTYYFERGDGIDTIRDNDNYRGQTDKIVFGEGITPEQLVFSKVGAHIQIDLLDAQGELSGDRITILHAVIYTVYRIEFIEFADGSSLNSAEILALAQ
- a CDS encoding DUF1016 domain-containing protein, which encodes MILCKSNNRIVAEYALRDVNKPVGWPPI
- a CDS encoding PIN domain-containing protein; the protein is MTDVKPLFIDTNIVATMLAYGIPSVLTHNSADFKRFESIIKIEGIGP
- a CDS encoding Fur family transcriptional regulator; protein product: MEHTQEVIKRAAEKCTKSGSRLTEKRAQILSILVDTQGPLSAYEIVDRYNANAEKSMPPMSAYRILDFLISEQLVHKLSSENKFVACSHILCRHDHQVPQFLICRQCRRVKEIAISSEIVKTLQVNVEEAGYHLLNSQLELDCICDQCKRAQA
- a CDS encoding metal ABC transporter permease; its protein translation is MITTMLWLWLPCTASLLLCIALVPLGRQVLTRGVVFADIAIAQWAALGVIVQSQWSAHWLSLIQPLPVLGLLSALICAFGIKIIVRAVPAYREAMIGILYVFAASLSTLVVSQDPHGAQLLATAMNGDLLWTSKQHLIPLVLSAVLVLLWCGIGVPQLRAKLFLPLFALVVTLAVDLAGIYVVFATLIVAPLLLCHLRGSRTALAIVVSFTGHVAGLCGSAIFDWPAGAVVVVAIVLISVSVTLLLQNQRNRSQFLSGTV
- a CDS encoding metal ABC transporter solute-binding protein, Zn/Mn family, producing MNFKLLTTLRALLLFGCFSLSSLSYGALSVFACEPEWASLVKVLLPEADITVATNAWQDPHYIEARPSLIAAMNRADFVICTGASLEVGWLPALLASAANPQLNHPETGVFYAAKLAELHQPHDHVDRSMGDVHPEGNPHIQLDPDSIPAIMQGLVDRLVSLQPEEANRIALRHLQWKVRWNKAQIRWKQARSKLAGMSVVVQHSAFHYLLHYLGVKVAIDLEPKPGLPPSVRHLNQLLESPNLSTTATILIAQHQDPQPAQWLSSRAGIAVTVVPGTVTTQADTDQLDELITVIVEQLFKAREQDSR